The following DNA comes from Fusarium fujikuroi IMI 58289 draft genome, chromosome FFUJ_chr03.
CAAACTCTTACTTCTCTGGCCCTTCATCTCTAGCTGACCTCGCGACCGCACGTGTTCTTTCCGACGATGCATTTATCGAGAACTACGTTAAGACAAATCGATTCCGACTGGCAGAGAACTATGAGCTGACAACCGAGTTTCTCAAGAGTCGAAAGATTCCCTACAAACAAGGATCCAATGCGGGATTGTTCGTCTGGGCTGATCTATTCCAGCCCTTGCGCGCACAGATCGACGTTACTTTGCAGAAAGAACAcagagaagatcttgacagAGGACAGAGGACTCTTGAATCGAGTCTGCAAGACACCTTGTTAAAGCacaagatcttcttggctCTCGGTGCTGATTTTGGAAGCGATGTACCTGGCTGGTTTCGAATCGTGTTTGCTCATGAAAAGACATATCTGCACTTGGGTCTGGGGCGCATGATCAAAGCTATTGAAGCTTTCCGTGGTCAGCTTGAGTAGATAAGAGGTAAATGATCACACGGCAGGAATTTTAATGTGTCAAGAGCTTTATCCTTATACCTCGATTAGCTCTACCTAACGCTCAGACAGGTGAAGTGGCATGCATTTACGAGATTCCGAGTGTCTTTTCCTCTGCACGCATTGACTTGTACGCGTCAATCCACCACTTATGAATAGGTTTATCTCCCTTCCACGTCCCATCAGGCCCTAGCTCATCCCATGGCTTGGGACTGAGAATGTAATGAACGTTCTTTACCTTGTCATCGCGCCATATGGCTCCGTGCACGCTTGGATCCCGCATCGTCTTCAAGGCGTTGTAGATATACGGTAGCGCTACCCAACGACCTTTGAAGAGATCTGCCAAGAGGTCCTGATCTGGGAATTGATAATCGAGACCAGCCTCATTCAGCTTTGTGACGATCTGATCGAAAATGACTTTCGATGGGTTTATGACTAAGAGTCCGCTGTTGAGCTTGCCCAAACCCGATGAGTTATCTGCTCCAGTAGTTTGTGCTGTGTCCGGTGAAACGTGCTGGGTTGTCAGGGCGCAATTCTCAGGTTTCCAATTCGGCGGGTAGTGCGGCTTTCGTAGTGGATTACAAGTGCATGCATGACAAGCAGCAAAGACTCTTTTGCTGCGCTCTGTATCTCCAGATCCGCTTAATAACGGGAAATCGAGATCAAGGTCCATGAGCTCATCCATGCTCTGGAGAGGAAGCATATCCGAGTCAAGTAGGACTATTCGTGAGTAGTCTGTAAGTGA
Coding sequences within:
- a CDS encoding related to galactinol synthase; its protein translation is MVSENTATLPSKVWATLVTNDDYLKGVLTLNYRLRCVKSKYPLLVLYTSTLSQASVESLKRRGVAALQVPRLAPTTAKEYTDDPRFNECWTKLIAFSLTDYSRIVLLDSDMLPLQSMDELMDLDLDFPLLSGSGDTERSKRVFAACHACTCNPLRKPHYPPNWKPENCALTTQHVSPDTAQTTGADNSSGLGKLNSGLLVINPSKVIFDQIVTKLNEAGLDYQFPDQDLLADLFKGRWVALPYIYNALKTMRDPSVHGAIWRDDKVKNVHYILSPKPWDELGPDGTWKGDKPIHKWWIDAYKSMRAEEKTLGIS